The following coding sequences are from one Leptospira ellinghausenii window:
- a CDS encoding histidine kinase dimerization/phosphoacceptor domain -containing protein, translated as MKVRNRNLDPERIADFESFRSGVLEKIVKNSPLKKILNEIVAGIETLNPSLICTIVLIENSKIKIGAAPSLPKIYNDAIEGILIGPEVGSCGTAAYTGKRIIVEDISKSPLWKKYKEIALSVGLYSCWSEPIRSHTDDVVGTFAMYHREVASPTEFDIFIISETADLVSIAIEKSITSTKLLESEKRFRDFFEKNSSVILIIDPLTGDIIDANESAVLFYGYPHEALSKMNIEFINMLNHDDLKTERMSALNENKSFFSFSHKLANGNIKQVEIFSTPIKSDNRTVLFSIVHDVTERKIAEEKVNALLSEKEMILREVHHRIKNNMTILNNLLDLQANSNENEAVKTSLKEATSRIKTMSVLYDKLYTEKDNNELQLKDYLEPLTNEIISLFPYPVQLNLNIANLKLTSDQLRAIGIITNELLTNSLKYSRNTANKLEIQIKVWQEGDCFYLFIGDNGNGFNFELANSENQGFGLSLVTMLTKQINGELSFNGDKRTEYKFKFPLQKLKSI; from the coding sequence GTGAAAGTTCGAAATCGTAATCTGGATCCAGAGCGAATTGCAGACTTTGAAAGTTTCCGGAGTGGCGTTCTGGAAAAAATCGTCAAAAATTCACCCTTAAAAAAAATTCTAAATGAAATTGTCGCAGGGATCGAGACACTGAACCCTTCTCTCATTTGTACCATTGTTCTCATCGAAAATTCAAAAATTAAAATTGGTGCTGCCCCTTCTCTTCCCAAAATTTATAATGATGCCATTGAAGGGATTTTGATTGGCCCTGAAGTTGGGTCTTGTGGTACGGCAGCTTATACGGGAAAACGAATCATTGTAGAAGATATCAGCAAAAGTCCACTGTGGAAAAAATACAAGGAAATTGCACTGAGTGTAGGACTTTACTCTTGTTGGTCAGAACCCATTCGATCACACACAGATGACGTTGTGGGAACATTTGCCATGTATCATCGAGAAGTTGCTAGCCCCACTGAGTTTGATATTTTTATCATTTCTGAGACTGCTGATTTAGTGAGTATCGCCATTGAAAAATCGATCACATCCACAAAACTTTTGGAAAGTGAAAAACGATTTCGCGACTTCTTTGAAAAAAATTCATCGGTGATCCTAATCATTGATCCTCTAACAGGTGACATCATCGATGCAAATGAATCTGCAGTCTTATTTTACGGTTATCCGCATGAAGCACTTTCAAAAATGAATATTGAATTCATTAACATGCTCAATCATGATGATTTAAAAACAGAAAGGATGTCGGCACTTAACGAAAACAAAAGTTTTTTTTCGTTTTCGCACAAATTAGCAAATGGCAATATCAAACAAGTAGAGATTTTCTCAACACCAATCAAATCTGACAATCGCACTGTTTTGTTTTCAATCGTTCATGATGTAACAGAACGCAAAATTGCAGAAGAAAAAGTAAATGCACTGCTTTCGGAAAAAGAAATGATACTACGTGAAGTTCACCACCGTATCAAAAATAATATGACTATTTTGAACAATTTATTGGATTTGCAAGCTAACTCCAATGAAAACGAAGCTGTCAAAACTTCCCTGAAAGAAGCGACAAGCCGAATCAAAACCATGTCTGTTTTATATGATAAACTTTATACAGAAAAGGATAACAATGAATTACAATTGAAAGATTATTTAGAACCACTCACGAACGAAATCATCTCCTTATTCCCTTATCCAGTACAATTAAACCTAAATATCGCCAATCTCAAATTAACTTCAGACCAACTCCGTGCGATAGGGATCATCACAAACGAATTATTAACCAACAGTTTGAAATATTCTAGGAATACAGCAAACAAACTTGAAATCCAAATCAAAGTATGGCAGGAAGGCGATTGTTTTTATTTGTTCATAGGCGATAATGGCAATGGTTTTAATTTTGAATTGGCTAATTCCGAAAACCAGGGTTTTGGTCTCAGTTTGGTCACCATGTTAACAAAACAAATCAACGGTGAACTTTCGTTTAATGGTGACAAACGTACTGAGTATAAATTCAAATTTCCACTCCAAAAGTTAAAATCAATTTGA